The Vanrija pseudolonga chromosome 1, complete sequence genomic sequence CTCCTCGGAGCTGTGCCGGTTATCATCAATGCCACCTGGTGAGTGAACCGTGCTGGTCGGACCTGACGCCAGGAATGCCGAGGTCATGGCCCACAGCCTGGGCATCGCACCGCCCATGGCCATCGTTGCGTCCGACGAGATCGCCGGCGTGCTGAGCCCCCTCatgcccgagctcgcgcgcaaggGCGTCGGTAAGCTCTACTGCTGGCAGGACGTCGCACATCTCCCCGTCAACGCTCGCCAGGGCATCACTGTGAGTTGCCCTCTCCCTCTTAGCCCACGACTCACACAACCAGGTGATCCCCAAGATCaagccgagcgccagcgtgGTTGCCGACATCGTTGCTGGCCGTGGCGGTGGCCTCGAGACCCTtcacaccgacgacgacggcaccatCTTCTACACCTCGGGCACGACCGGCTACCCCAAGGCCGTGCTTTcgagccagcgcgcggcgctgcacaacgtcgtgtcgtgtctcATCCGTGAGTATCGCACTGTGATACATAACCTGACTGGACGCCAGCCTACGGCCGTGCTCTGCTCCGtgccggcgcgtcgctcCAGGAGATGGGCGAGATCCTCACCCCCAAGGCTGAGCAGTCGATCGTCCTTGTCGCCATCCCCTTCTTCCACGTATCGGCCGTCGAGGGCTGGCTCATCCGTATCTTCCTCAGCGGATGGAAGATGATCCTCATGCGCCGCTGGAGCACCAAGGATGCTATCACCCTCGTCAAGGAGCACAAGATCAGTGTCATTGGCGGGTGAGTTGAAGCTCTGTGCCAGGCTGGTCCGTCACTCACGCCCCAGTGTGCCCGCCATTGTCCAGAGCATCATCCAGTCGCCCTTGTTGCCCAAAGACCACGTCTTCGAGGGTGTCAGCTACGGCGGTGCCCCTCCGCCCGAGCGCATGCCTGGCGACGTCAACAAGCTGTGGCCCACTGCCGCCATGTAGGTGGCCGACCGTGGGTGGAGCTGACCTGCCCAGCCTCCAGGGTTACGGCATGACCGAGACGAGCGCCATGCACACGTCCAACGCCCTCACCGACTACCTCGAATACGTGAGTAGTAGCTGAGGCGCTCATCGTCATGTTTAGCTGCTGACATCACCAGCCGAGCAGTGTCGGCCCTGCGGTCCCCATCTGCGGCCTCAAGATTGTCGACCAGAACACGGGCAAGGAGCTTGGTGTCGGCAAGCCGGGGCTCATCCTCATGCGCGGCCCGAACATCATGAAGTCATACCTCAACAACCCGGGTGAGTGGGGTCGCACTGATACAAGCTGACATCCAGAGGCGACCAGGAAGAcgatcgacgccgaggggtgGCTCGACTCCGGAGACATCGGTTACGTCAACGACGAGGGCTTCCTGTTCATCGGCGACCGAGGTGGGTATCAGCTCTGTCGTCACTGACCCAGCAGCCAAGGACATCATCATCCGCGGAGGCGAGAACATCGcctcggccgaggtcgagaacgCCCTCTACCTCGACAGCCGTATCGCCGAAGCGGCGGCCGTCCCCGTCCCTGACCCCATcctgggcgagcgcgtcggcgtggccaTCTCCCTCGCGCCAGgggccaccgccacctcggAGGACATCATCAAGACGGTCAGCCCAAGGTTGCGGTACCCCGCGCGCCCAGTGATCGTCGTGGTTTCGGGCGACCTGTTGCGTAAGTCCGCTCTTCGTGACGACACTGACCACCTCCCCAGCACGCAACGCCAACGGCAAGCTCCTCAAAACCGAGATCAAGAAGATTGTCCAGGCAGAATGGAAGGCGCACCATGCCAACGGCGAAGTCAAGGCCAGGCTCTAGACAGTAGATGCCGAACAATGGAAGAAGTTTGGGTTTCATGCACCTTTGAGAGCAGTACACCTGGCTATTGTTCTGACCAACGCTCGCACCTATTCGTTCGCAACTTGATTGTAACGGTCTGACACTCTCACACACATCATACCCACAATGACGGACCGCAgccgcccaccccctcgTCCAAGGCAAGCAacaccgcctcgcccaccgcgCAACCCGGAGCGCACCCCCGAGAAGACGGTCACCCCAGCGCAGAAGGCATACATCGTGACGCGCACCGCCTGGGCCTGGCGCGACGTCCTTGTCGGTAGGTCGCCCATATGTACAGACAAACCTGACGCCAGCCGGACCGCCTTACAAGGCTTTCGGCCGGCGGTATccgcccgaggtcgacgtcgcgacCTTTGCCGAGCTCCTGATccaggagctgctcgaggctcTTGGGGAGCCCGACGTGCCCTACGATGCGGGGGTGGATGAGAACCTGGATGCGCTGCGGGACGCGATCATCGAGCACCGGTACGAGGAtatcgccgagctcgcgttCGAGCTGGGGCTGCCTAATCCCagtgggctgggctgggcgcggtCAGTCAGTGgggcggcgagtgcgagtgcgagcacgccggcTTAGACTGGCAGCCTGCTCTCATGGTGTGGGGCAATAGAGTGTATGAACGCGTATGTCGAGCGGGTAGGATGCTGTAGGCGGCACAAAGGAGTAGGATGCTGGTCGGCTCCTTTGGCCGCCTAAAGCAGCCGTATTGTTCCGTGGCGTGGGGCCAACCGGTGTGTGGCACTCCCTGCGTCCTGTTTTCTGCCGTGGCGGTTccccgagcagctcgccttGCCCAGCATGCCCAAGTATCGCCCTACCTAAGACCTGTCAACCTAAGCATCTAAAGTTTTGGCTTGATTCCAAGTGCGAGCGTCAAAGGGTGTCGGTGACCGCTGAATACCGCGTGTTtcgctgcgcgagcgggtgCGAGCTTCCACCCCCTGCTCCTTGGCTCGCCATTGTTCTTTCGCCTCGTCACCCATTGCCCAAGGCTACATAAGTCGTCTCAACCATACGCATGCGAGCAAACAGCACTACAAGCCTCAACTATGCCCCAGACGT encodes the following:
- the 4CL3 gene encoding putative 4-coumarate--CoA ligase 3, giving the protein MAFNFAGPKRKMQECDKILTSKGMLWEMEDAVIDGQKHKVWKNQPPTWRAFFLAKFEEYLDRPFISAPTPEPSDFYAREDFSYRQIRDLSLAAAAWLRTELGVFKGSYVGIGGQNSSDWVIWYVAIHLLGAVPVIINATWNAEVMAHSLGIAPPMAIVASDEIAGVLSPLMPELARKGVGKLYCWQDVAHLPVNARQGITVIPKIKPSASVVADIVAGRGGGLETLHTDDDGTIFYTSGTTGYPKAVLSSQRAALHNVVSCLIPYGRALLRAGASLQEMGEILTPKAEQSIVLVAIPFFHVSAVEGWLIRIFLSGWKMILMRRWSTKDAITLVKEHKISVIGGVPAIVQSIIQSPLLPKDHVFEGVSYGGAPPPERMPGDVNKLWPTAAILQGYGMTETSAMHTSNALTDYLEYPSSVGPAVPICGLKIVDQNTGKELGVGKPGLILMRGPNIMKSYLNNPEATRKTIDAEGWLDSGDIGYVNDEGFLFIGDRAKDIIIRGGENIASAEVENALYLDSRIAEAAAVPVPDPILGERVGVAISLAPGATATSEDIIKTVSPRLRYPARPVIVVVSGDLLPRNANGKLLKTEIKKIVQAEWKAHHANGEVKARL